The region AGCGTGGCACCCGCCGCGCCGCCCCCCTGCGCATCGACGCGAGCCGCGGGGACTGGAGCGACATCGAGGCGCTGTGGCTCGCCGGGGACCTGCGCGACGACGGCTTCGAGGACCGCTTCATCGACGACATCATCATCGCCGACATCGGCGAAGGCACCGACGGCTGGGAATTCAGCGGAAGCTCATACGCAGTCGAGCTCAGGTGACAGACGGTCCGCAAGAACTCGCGCGGTCATGGCAAGGAGCTCCGCACCGTGGTGCGACACGCTGCGGCTGCATGATCGCTGATCGTCTCCGGACAAACCTGGCGCCCGGTCCTGTGTCGGCTGCCACGCTCCGTCGCACGTCTGCTGGAGGAGGTCGCCGCCCGCACCTCCACACCGGCCTCGACGGCCCGATGCCTCCGGCCGGGCGGCCGTGGGCTGGGCAGCTGTGGATCTGTGGCACGCACGCCGGTTCAAAACGATCAGCCCCAGGGAGTTGAGGGAAAGCCTTCCCGGTCAAACGCCAAGTTGCGGACAATGCTGCGGAACGAGTTCGGCGTGAGAACGGAAGGCACCGTGGGAATGGTCGGGGGAAGGAACTGGAAGCCGCAGGAAGGCGCCAGGCTGGGGAAGTGGACGCTCGTCGGCCGCGGTTACCTCGGTAGGGGCGGCAACGGTGAAGTCTGGGAAGCGCGCCGCGAGGGTGATGACGGCCGGTACGCGATCAAGATGTTCGGCCTCGGGAGGTCGCTGAAGAACCGCCGCCAGAGGTTCGCCGACGAGATCACGTTCCTGCGCGGCTACACCGGCGAGGGAGTGGTGCCGCTCGTCGACTCTCACGTGCCCGAAGACCCGAGGGAGATCTGCTGGTACGTCATGCCATTGGCCGTCCCGCTGGACGAGGCCCTCGGTGACACCCCGGCTGAGGAGACGATGCTGGAGGCCATTGCCGGCTATGCCGAGACGCTGGCCACCCTGGCGGAGCAGGGTGTCCACCACCGCGACATCAAGCCGTCGAACCTGTTCGCGCGTGACGGCCAGTGGGAGATCGGCGACTTCGGACTGGTCACCTTCCCGGGCAAGAGCGATGTCACCAGCTCGGCGGTGAAGCTCGGCCCGGCGAACTTCCACGCGCCCGAAATGCTGGAGCCCGGTGAGAAGGCCGATGGCGGGCCGGCGGACGTCTGGTCCCTGGCGAAGACGATGTGGGTGCTGCTACGTCGGACCCGCTGGCCGCTGCCGGGGGAGTACCGGGCCGGCGGTGAATACAGCCTCCAGGGGCACATCGCGTTGCCGTGGGCGGGCGAGCTGGACCGGCTGATGCAGCGCTGCACCGCGCTCACCCCGGAGGCCCGGCCGACGATGGCCGACTTCGCGAAGGAGGTCCGCGCCTGCCTGGCCGAGCCGCCCGAGCTGCGCGACGCGGCGTCGATCGCCGAGATGCAGGACCGTCTCGCCGCCCTGACCGCTGCGTCGCATGCGGCCGCGGAGCTCGCACTGGAGCGCCGGGACTCTCTTGAACGGATCGCTGTGGAGCTCAACGATCTCTGCATGGACCTCTGGGGCGTGGTCGACGGGATGCTCCGCAGCAGGTTCCTCTTCTACGAGTCCCAGCCCGAGCCCAGTGACGCGACGCGTCTGCTGCCGATGGTGATGCGACCGTGGGCACATCCGCGCGGCGCGCTGTTCACCTCGCCGGATCAGAACGGCAAGGCGGCAGTGAAATTCTCGTTCGTGGTCCGCGTGGTCGACGAACCCAGCGACGAGGCGGAGATCGCCTTCGACCTGCGGGTGGTCCACCGACACCAAGGATTGGAGGACTATCCCTTCAATCGGCAGCGCACCTGGAACGTGCCCCTCGGTTCCGTCCAGTTCGCCCGGGTGCTGGGCGAGATCCGTTCCATCGCCTCCGACGCAGTGCCGGACATGCTTCCACTGATCCTCCGCATCGTGGCCCTGGCCGACGACCACGTCCCGGACTGGTACGTCAACGCCCGCCCGGGCGACGTCTGACCAGCGAGACGACGAGGGCGACCTTGCAGAGAACCGCTACCGGGCCGCCCGGGTGCAACACGTTCGAGCCCGTGGCGGTGCGATGGCCGATGTCGCGCGACCATCGCACCGTTGGGGCCGGGGTGGAGCTGCGGTGCGCCCACGCAGAATCACTCGCGCCGGGGTTGCGGATGGCGGGCGGCCATCCCGCTCCGGCGGACCGAAGGCACTCCTCGACGCCCGCCTCGATCCGCCTGCCGCCACCCTGCGCCTGGAAACTGAAGCGCGGTAGGAGGGTGGCTGTGACGCTGCTGT is a window of Streptomyces sp. NBC_01571 DNA encoding:
- a CDS encoding protein kinase, translating into MRTEGTVGMVGGRNWKPQEGARLGKWTLVGRGYLGRGGNGEVWEARREGDDGRYAIKMFGLGRSLKNRRQRFADEITFLRGYTGEGVVPLVDSHVPEDPREICWYVMPLAVPLDEALGDTPAEETMLEAIAGYAETLATLAEQGVHHRDIKPSNLFARDGQWEIGDFGLVTFPGKSDVTSSAVKLGPANFHAPEMLEPGEKADGGPADVWSLAKTMWVLLRRTRWPLPGEYRAGGEYSLQGHIALPWAGELDRLMQRCTALTPEARPTMADFAKEVRACLAEPPELRDAASIAEMQDRLAALTAASHAAAELALERRDSLERIAVELNDLCMDLWGVVDGMLRSRFLFYESQPEPSDATRLLPMVMRPWAHPRGALFTSPDQNGKAAVKFSFVVRVVDEPSDEAEIAFDLRVVHRHQGLEDYPFNRQRTWNVPLGSVQFARVLGEIRSIASDAVPDMLPLILRIVALADDHVPDWYVNARPGDV